A window of Armatimonadota bacterium contains these coding sequences:
- a CDS encoding peptide ABC transporter substrate-binding protein: MSKDRWTRRGLLLAAAFALAVTIVPLSPGASLAQQRDQVVIGAAQEPSCLITWFEGCTLAVGAMVMNSVSVGMVDFNDQWRLFPRIAEKIPTLRDGDWQLLPNNRMRVTWRLKRTYTWHDGRPVTALDVSWTYLMARNPRSPTVSRFVLRKIENMQVPNPNDPYALVVNWNERYPFANLGHSILPRHRLERQYLQDPSRLKAHPEATAPTGNGPYRFVEWVRGSHITLEAYDRFPEGRPQIRRIVFRWILDATVLQANAIAGQVDVTDINNFDCVQVAEIERRNPDVAGHYTPALIWEHIDFNLDNEWLRDVRVRHALAHAINRAQLAELACPGGRQPVAHTWLPPRHEAHNPNVRQYAFDQARARALLAEAGFTPGPDGILRDRQGRPFSISIMTTAGNRLREQVQQVMRDQLRQVGVDLRIDNRPAAVLFGQITARRQFPHLVMYAWVMSPVTLPAGLWHSSQIPRPENNWEGQNNPGWRNAENDRLIDQIMGEVDTQRRIQLLRRQQEIWANDLPAIPLFFRLSLTTSRKSLQNVKPAGLSGTYINWNSHEWSWAR; the protein is encoded by the coding sequence ATGAGCAAAGACAGGTGGACCCGGCGGGGGCTGCTCTTGGCAGCGGCCTTCGCGCTGGCGGTGACGATCGTCCCGTTGTCGCCCGGCGCCTCGCTGGCGCAGCAGCGCGACCAGGTGGTCATCGGCGCCGCCCAGGAGCCGAGCTGCCTGATCACGTGGTTCGAAGGCTGCACGCTGGCCGTCGGAGCGATGGTGATGAACTCCGTGTCCGTGGGCATGGTGGACTTCAACGACCAGTGGCGCCTGTTCCCGCGGATCGCGGAGAAGATCCCGACGCTGCGTGACGGCGACTGGCAGCTGCTGCCCAACAACCGGATGCGCGTGACGTGGCGGCTGAAGCGCACCTATACGTGGCACGACGGGCGGCCGGTGACGGCACTGGATGTCTCATGGACCTACCTGATGGCGCGCAACCCGCGCAGCCCGACGGTGTCGCGGTTCGTGCTGCGCAAGATCGAGAACATGCAGGTCCCCAACCCGAATGACCCGTACGCGCTTGTCGTCAACTGGAACGAGCGCTACCCGTTTGCGAACCTGGGGCACAGCATCCTGCCGCGCCACCGGCTGGAACGGCAGTACCTGCAGGATCCTTCGCGGTTGAAGGCCCACCCCGAAGCGACGGCTCCGACCGGCAACGGTCCGTACCGGTTCGTCGAGTGGGTGCGTGGGAGCCACATCACCCTCGAGGCATATGACCGATTCCCGGAGGGCCGGCCGCAGATCCGGCGCATCGTCTTCCGGTGGATCCTCGACGCGACGGTCCTTCAGGCCAACGCGATCGCAGGCCAGGTGGACGTCACGGACATCAACAACTTCGACTGCGTCCAGGTGGCGGAGATCGAACGTCGGAACCCGGACGTGGCGGGCCACTACACGCCGGCGCTGATCTGGGAGCACATCGACTTCAACCTGGACAACGAGTGGCTACGCGACGTGAGGGTGCGCCACGCACTGGCACACGCCATCAACCGGGCGCAGCTCGCCGAACTCGCCTGCCCCGGCGGACGTCAGCCGGTGGCGCACACGTGGCTGCCCCCGCGGCACGAGGCCCACAACCCGAACGTGCGGCAGTACGCCTTCGACCAGGCCCGCGCCCGCGCGCTGCTCGCCGAGGCTGGGTTCACCCCCGGCCCGGACGGCATCCTGCGCGACCGGCAGGGTCGGCCGTTCTCCATCTCGATCATGACGACGGCTGGCAACCGGCTGCGGGAGCAGGTCCAGCAGGTGATGCGCGACCAGCTCCGCCAGGTCGGCGTCGATCTGAGGATCGACAACCGGCCGGCGGCCGTGTTGTTCGGGCAGATCACGGCGCGGCGTCAGTTCCCGCACCTGGTGATGTACGCCTGGGTGATGAGCCCGGTGACGCTGCCGGCGGGGCTGTGGCACAGCAGCCAGATCCCGCGTCCCGAGAACAACTGGGAGGGACAGAACAACCCCGGGTGGCGGAACGCGGAGAACGACCGTTTGATCGACCAGATCATGGGCGAGGTCGACACCCAGCGGCGCATCCAGCTGCTGCGGCGCCAGCAGGAAATCTGGGCGAACGACCTTCCCGCGATCCCGCTGTTCTTCCGGCTGAGCCTGACGACCTCAAGGAAGTCGTTGCAGAACGTCAAGCCGGCCGGACTGTCGGGCACCTACATCAACTGGAACTCGCACGAGTGGTCGTGGGCCCGATAG
- the pcrA gene encoding DNA helicase PcrA, which yields MDLLSALNPQQREAVTCEGGPLLVLAGAGSGKTRVLAYRVAYLIRERGVPPTRILAVTFTNKAANEMRNRIAGLTGEPVARALWIGTFHRICSRILRRDGERIGISSRFSVYDEDDQRTLMREVLRDLNLDDRRFPPPRLLATISAAKNEGVDHVAFDLRAQTYYERIVAGVWREYQKRLSERDAMDFDDILLQTLRLFEDAPQVLADYQERFLHVLVDEYQDTNPVQFRIVARLSERHRNLCVVGDADQAIYAWRGADVRNILEFERDFPDARIVKLEQNYRSTQTILRAAEHLIGHNPHRHPKRLWTHNAAGHPVTLYVAFDEHDESRFVAEQLRRLQDEGVPLRACAVLYRINAMSRQFEDHFLRAGIAYQIVGGVRFYERREVRDLLAYLRAATNPRDVLSLRRIVNVPRRGIGEATLAKIEAAAGSSAGPLLDVLRDPSVLAAIAPQVRRAVGEFVALLDRIAQAARSARVSELIEQAIEWTGYRAALEAEGTDEAASRLENLRELVTVAQEFEDATGETSVEAFLEHLSLITDIDTYDETADRATLMTLHAAKGLEFPVVFMCGMEEGVFPHLRTLDDPRQVEEERRLAYVGMTRAKQRLFLTYTQQRTLFGRTSVNVPSRFLSEMPEDAVCEIRTARTATNDWQDLPQREVPTLAVGEQVRHRHFGVGRVLDVEGEGARTVATVHFPHLGTKRLALGYAPLEKVP from the coding sequence ATGGATCTGCTCTCTGCCCTCAATCCCCAGCAGCGCGAGGCCGTCACCTGTGAGGGTGGGCCGCTGCTCGTGCTGGCCGGTGCCGGCTCGGGGAAGACGCGCGTGCTGGCCTACCGCGTCGCCTACCTGATCCGGGAGCGCGGCGTCCCGCCGACCCGCATCCTGGCGGTGACGTTCACGAACAAGGCGGCCAACGAGATGCGCAACCGGATCGCCGGGCTGACGGGCGAGCCGGTGGCGCGAGCGTTGTGGATCGGTACGTTCCACCGGATCTGCAGCCGCATCCTGCGCCGGGACGGCGAACGGATCGGGATCTCCTCGCGGTTTTCCGTCTACGACGAGGACGACCAGCGCACCCTGATGCGGGAGGTCCTGCGCGATCTGAACCTCGACGACCGGCGGTTTCCACCCCCGAGGCTGCTCGCCACGATCTCGGCGGCCAAGAACGAGGGCGTAGACCACGTCGCGTTCGACCTGCGGGCGCAGACCTACTACGAGCGCATCGTCGCTGGGGTCTGGCGGGAGTATCAGAAGCGGCTGAGCGAACGCGACGCGATGGACTTCGACGACATCCTGCTCCAGACGCTGCGGCTGTTCGAGGACGCGCCACAAGTCCTCGCAGACTACCAGGAGCGCTTCCTGCATGTCCTGGTCGACGAGTACCAGGATACCAACCCCGTGCAGTTCCGGATCGTGGCGCGGCTGTCAGAGCGGCACCGCAACCTCTGCGTGGTGGGGGACGCCGACCAGGCCATCTACGCCTGGCGCGGGGCTGACGTGCGCAACATCCTCGAGTTCGAGCGCGACTTTCCTGACGCCCGAATCGTGAAGTTGGAACAGAACTACCGGTCCACCCAGACGATCCTGCGGGCGGCGGAACACCTGATCGGTCACAACCCTCACCGGCACCCCAAACGCCTGTGGACGCACAACGCAGCGGGCCATCCGGTCACCCTGTACGTCGCGTTCGACGAGCACGACGAGTCGCGGTTCGTCGCCGAGCAGCTGCGCCGCCTGCAGGACGAGGGCGTTCCGTTGCGCGCGTGCGCGGTGCTGTACCGCATCAACGCGATGTCGCGGCAGTTCGAGGACCACTTCCTGCGTGCCGGGATTGCCTACCAGATCGTCGGCGGCGTCCGGTTCTACGAGCGGCGGGAGGTGCGGGACCTGCTCGCCTACCTGCGCGCGGCGACCAACCCGCGCGACGTGCTGAGCCTGCGCCGGATCGTCAACGTGCCCCGGCGGGGCATCGGAGAGGCCACGCTCGCGAAGATCGAGGCGGCCGCCGGATCGTCGGCAGGTCCGTTGCTCGACGTGTTGCGCGACCCCAGCGTGCTGGCGGCGATCGCGCCCCAGGTCCGCAGGGCCGTCGGCGAGTTCGTCGCCCTGCTCGACCGGATCGCCCAGGCGGCGCGAAGCGCCCGGGTATCCGAGCTGATCGAGCAGGCGATCGAGTGGACCGGGTACCGGGCCGCCCTCGAGGCGGAGGGGACGGACGAAGCCGCCAGCCGCCTGGAGAACCTTCGCGAGCTCGTTACGGTCGCACAGGAATTTGAGGACGCGACCGGTGAGACCTCCGTCGAGGCGTTCTTGGAACACTTGTCGCTGATCACCGATATCGACACGTACGACGAAACGGCCGATAGGGCGACGCTGATGACGCTGCACGCGGCGAAGGGCCTGGAGTTCCCGGTGGTCTTCATGTGCGGGATGGAAGAGGGCGTCTTCCCCCACTTGCGAACGCTGGACGATCCCCGCCAGGTGGAAGAGGAACGGCGGCTGGCCTACGTCGGCATGACGAGGGCCAAACAGCGGCTGTTTTTGACCTACACGCAGCAGCGGACCCTCTTCGGTCGGACATCGGTGAACGTTCCCTCGCGTTTTCTGTCCGAAATGCCCGAAGATGCCGTCTGCGAGATCCGGACCGCTCGCACCGCCACCAACGACTGGCAAGACCTCCCGCAGCGGGAAGTCCCGACGCTGGCCGTCGGGGAGCAGGTCCGCCACAGGCACTTCGGGGTCGGACGGGTGCTCGACGTCGAAGGCGAGGGTGCCCGCACGGTGGCCACCGTGCACTTCCCCCACCTGGGTACGAAGAGACTGGCTTTGGGGTATGCACCGCTAGAGAAGGTTCCCTAA
- the guaA gene encoding glutamine-hydrolyzing GMP synthase, which yields MTLAAASPSVQSQAATDAARDTVVVLDFGAQYAQLIARRVRELRVYSVILPFDAPVERIRALGPKGIILSGGPASVYEEGAPQADPALLELGIPVLGICYGMQWMAHALGGRTGPAEAREYGRTRLFVEDPAELFAGLEGRLTCWMSHGDSVHVLPAGFRALARTDRSPYAAIADSTRRLYGLQFHPEVSHTPWGMDVLRNFLFSVCGCAASWTMASFVDDAVERIRVQVGAGRVLCALSGGIDSSAAAALVHRAVGDQLTCVFVDHGFLRKGEVQQVVRTFRDHFRVGLVHVNAAERFLRLLNGVTDPEQKRRRIGEEFIRVFEEQARALGRADFLVQGTLYPDVIESGTRTAARIKTHHNVGGLPERMRFRLVEPFRDLFKDEVREVARGLGLPDEMVWRHPFPGPGLAIRILGEVTPERLRILREADAILLEEVRRAGLLRELWQAFCVLLPVRTVGVAGDARTYGFAVVVRAVTSEDGMTADWARLPADFLESVASRITREVPEITRVTYDVTSKPPATIEWE from the coding sequence ATGACGCTCGCGGCCGCATCGCCCAGCGTCCAAAGCCAGGCCGCGACCGACGCCGCGCGCGACACCGTGGTGGTCTTGGACTTCGGCGCGCAGTATGCGCAGCTGATCGCGCGGCGCGTGCGCGAGCTGCGCGTCTACAGCGTGATCCTGCCGTTCGACGCGCCGGTCGAACGGATCCGCGCGCTGGGGCCCAAGGGCATCATCCTCTCCGGCGGCCCGGCCAGCGTCTACGAGGAGGGCGCACCACAGGCCGATCCCGCCCTGCTGGAGTTGGGCATCCCGGTTCTGGGGATCTGCTACGGCATGCAGTGGATGGCGCACGCCCTCGGCGGCCGCACCGGACCTGCCGAAGCCCGCGAGTACGGCCGAACACGGCTGTTCGTCGAAGACCCCGCAGAGCTGTTCGCCGGGCTGGAAGGACGGCTCACGTGCTGGATGAGCCACGGTGACTCGGTCCACGTGCTGCCGGCGGGCTTCCGGGCGCTGGCCCGCACGGACCGGTCCCCCTACGCCGCGATCGCCGACTCGACCCGGCGCCTGTACGGGCTGCAGTTCCACCCCGAGGTGTCGCACACCCCGTGGGGGATGGACGTCCTGCGCAACTTCCTGTTCTCGGTGTGCGGCTGCGCGGCGTCATGGACGATGGCGTCGTTCGTCGACGATGCCGTCGAGCGGATCCGCGTGCAGGTCGGCGCAGGGCGGGTGCTGTGTGCGCTGAGTGGTGGGATCGATTCCTCCGCGGCCGCCGCGCTGGTGCACAGGGCCGTCGGCGACCAGCTGACGTGCGTGTTCGTCGACCACGGTTTCCTGCGAAAAGGGGAAGTCCAACAGGTGGTGCGCACGTTCCGCGACCACTTTCGCGTGGGGTTGGTCCACGTGAACGCCGCCGAGCGCTTCCTCAGGCTCCTGAACGGGGTGACCGACCCGGAACAGAAGCGACGGCGCATCGGCGAGGAGTTCATCCGCGTCTTCGAGGAGCAGGCGCGCGCGCTGGGACGGGCGGATTTCCTCGTGCAGGGGACCCTGTACCCGGACGTGATCGAGTCGGGCACGCGCACCGCCGCACGGATCAAGACGCACCACAACGTCGGCGGGCTGCCCGAACGCATGCGGTTTCGGCTGGTGGAACCTTTCCGCGACCTGTTCAAGGACGAGGTACGCGAGGTCGCACGAGGGCTGGGATTGCCCGACGAAATGGTGTGGCGACATCCGTTCCCGGGTCCCGGTCTGGCGATCCGCATCCTCGGCGAGGTGACGCCCGAACGGCTTCGGATCCTCCGGGAGGCGGATGCAATCCTCCTCGAGGAGGTCCGGCGTGCTGGTCTGCTGCGCGAGCTGTGGCAGGCGTTCTGCGTACTGCTGCCCGTCCGCACGGTGGGCGTCGCCGGCGACGCGCGCACCTACGGGTTTGCTGTGGTGGTCCGTGCGGTCACCAGCGAGGACGGAATGACGGCAGACTGGGCGCGGTTGCCCGCAGACTTCCTGGAATCGGTCGCCAGTCGGATCACGCGCGAAGTGCCCGAGATCACGCGCGTCACCTACGACGTCACCTCCAAGCCGCCGGCGACGATCGAGTGGGAGTGA
- a CDS encoding ABC transporter permease: MAKDQIALELAERRKAAAGFAVGLSYWQIAWRRFRRHKLALVGGSVAVFLSVVAILAPWVAPFDFERVNLDARWITPRWPHVFGTDELGRDVLTRIMYAGRISLVVGYVTAIGITIVGTLVGVAAGYYGGWVDSVLMRLVDILIAIPTLPLYLILAALIPGGGVNRIVLIFTVFGWTTVARLVRGQILSLKNQDYVDAARAMGASNARIMLRHLMPNSLAPVIVAATLTVGGAILGESALSYLGLGIQPPTPSWGNMLQRAQEYIWNAPWLAVWPGLFIFVTVLSFNFLGDGLRDALDPRLKV, translated from the coding sequence ATGGCCAAGGACCAGATCGCGCTGGAACTCGCCGAACGGCGCAAGGCCGCGGCCGGATTCGCGGTCGGCCTGTCGTACTGGCAGATCGCCTGGCGGCGCTTCCGACGGCACAAGCTGGCTCTGGTCGGCGGGTCGGTAGCCGTCTTTTTGTCCGTGGTGGCGATCCTGGCTCCTTGGGTCGCACCGTTCGACTTCGAACGGGTGAACCTCGACGCGCGGTGGATCACACCGCGCTGGCCGCACGTCTTCGGCACGGACGAGCTGGGGCGGGACGTGTTGACCCGGATTATGTATGCGGGCCGCATCTCGCTGGTGGTCGGCTACGTCACCGCCATCGGCATCACAATCGTCGGCACGCTCGTGGGGGTCGCCGCCGGCTACTACGGCGGCTGGGTGGACTCCGTCCTGATGCGCCTGGTGGACATCCTGATCGCGATCCCGACGCTTCCCCTCTACCTGATCCTGGCGGCGCTGATCCCGGGCGGCGGGGTCAACCGCATCGTGCTGATCTTTACCGTGTTCGGGTGGACGACGGTCGCACGGCTGGTGCGCGGCCAGATTCTGTCGTTGAAGAACCAGGACTATGTGGACGCCGCGCGGGCCATGGGGGCGTCCAACGCTCGGATCATGCTGCGGCACCTGATGCCCAACTCGCTGGCTCCCGTGATCGTCGCGGCGACCCTCACGGTGGGTGGAGCGATCCTCGGCGAGTCGGCGCTGTCCTACCTGGGGTTGGGAATCCAGCCGCCGACGCCGTCGTGGGGCAATATGCTGCAGCGGGCCCAGGAGTACATCTGGAACGCGCCCTGGTTGGCGGTGTGGCCGGGGTTGTTCATCTTCGTCACGGTCCTCAGCTTCAACTTCCTCGGCGACGGCCTCCGCGATGCCCTGGACCCGAGACTGAAGGTCTAG
- a CDS encoding ABC transporter permease has product MQWYLLRRGVQTVVILFGLSILMFTLLVFTPGDPVELLATSNPDIQPEDIAALRQYYGLDDPFYVRYFKWLRTVVRGDLGYSRQYGKPVMEIMGERLKNTLTLLTAAVVVAFVVGVAVGIYSALHQYSTTDYAVTVFSFIGLSIPNFWQGIVFILIFAVWAPWAHIPGLAWLKLPAGGMMTPGVSEGLPMVLDRVRHLVLPTLVLATSGMASWVRFTRSSMLEVIRQDYIRTAHAKGLAEKVVINKHALRNALIPLITLVALSIPNVVSGAVLTETVFSWPGMGLLLFQSVLGHDHNVAMAVLLFLALMTILFNLLADIAYAVVDPRVKYD; this is encoded by the coding sequence ATGCAGTGGTACCTGCTGCGGCGTGGCGTCCAGACGGTCGTCATCCTCTTCGGGCTGTCGATCCTGATGTTCACCCTCCTGGTGTTCACGCCGGGAGACCCGGTGGAGCTGCTGGCGACCAGCAACCCCGACATTCAGCCGGAGGATATCGCCGCGTTGCGCCAGTACTACGGTCTGGACGATCCCTTCTACGTCCGCTACTTCAAGTGGCTGCGCACCGTCGTCCGAGGCGATCTAGGGTACTCCCGGCAGTACGGGAAGCCCGTGATGGAGATCATGGGCGAGAGGCTGAAGAACACGCTCACGCTGCTGACGGCGGCGGTCGTGGTCGCCTTCGTGGTCGGGGTGGCGGTCGGCATTTACTCCGCCCTCCACCAGTACTCGACCACCGACTACGCCGTCACCGTCTTCTCGTTCATCGGGCTTTCGATCCCCAACTTCTGGCAGGGGATCGTCTTCATCCTCATCTTCGCGGTCTGGGCACCGTGGGCGCACATCCCGGGGCTGGCGTGGCTGAAGCTGCCCGCCGGTGGGATGATGACGCCGGGGGTGTCCGAGGGACTCCCGATGGTGCTCGACCGAGTGCGCCACCTGGTCCTGCCGACGCTGGTCCTGGCCACCAGCGGCATGGCGTCATGGGTCCGGTTCACCCGGTCCAGCATGCTGGAGGTGATCCGCCAGGACTACATCCGGACGGCGCATGCCAAGGGCTTGGCGGAGAAGGTGGTCATCAACAAGCACGCGCTGCGCAACGCGCTGATCCCGCTCATCACGCTGGTCGCCTTGAGCATTCCCAATGTCGTCAGCGGAGCGGTGCTGACCGAGACTGTCTTCTCCTGGCCTGGCATGGGACTCTTACTGTTCCAGTCGGTCCTGGGGCACGACCACAACGTCGCCATGGCGGTGCTGTTGTTCCTGGCGCTGATGACGATCCTCTTCAACCTGCTGGCCGACATCGCCTATGCGGTGGTCGATCCTCGGGTGAAGTACGATTAG